A genomic segment from Mus caroli chromosome 17, CAROLI_EIJ_v1.1, whole genome shotgun sequence encodes:
- the Fpr1 gene encoding fMet-Leu-Phe receptor, with protein sequence MDTNMSLLMNKSAVNLMNVSGSTQSVSAGYIVLDVFSYLIFAVTFVLGVLGNGLVIWVAGFRMKHTVTTISYLNLAIADFCFTSTLPFYTASMVMRGHWPFGWFMCKFIYTVIDINLFGSVFLIALIALDRCICVLHPVWAQNHRTVSLAKKVIIVPWICAFLLTLPVIIRLTTVPNSRLGPGKTACTFDFSPWTKDSVEKYKVAITMLTVRGIIRFIIGFSTPMSIVAICYGLITTKIHRQGLIKSSRPLRVLSFVVAAFFLCWCPFQVVALISTIQVRERLKNMTPGIVTALKITSPLAFFNSCLNPMLYVFMGQDFRERLIHSLPASLERALTEDSAQTSDTGTNLGTNSTSLSENTLNAM encoded by the coding sequence ATGGACACCAACATGTCTCTCCTCATGAACAAGTCTGCAGTGAACCTCATGAATGTGTCTGGGAGTACTCAATCAGTATCTGCTGGCTACATTGTTCTGGATGTCTTCTCATATTTGATCTTTGCAGTGACCTTTGTCCTTGGAGTTCTGGGCAACGGGCTCGTGATCTGGGTGGCTGGTTTCCGCATGAAACACACTGTCACCACCATCTCTTACTTGAACTTGGCCATTGCTGACTTTTGCTTCACTTCCACTTTGCCATTTTACACTGCCAGCATGGTCATGAGAGGACATTGGCCATTTGGTTGGTTCATGTGCAAATTCATATATACTGTAATAGACATAAACCTATTTGGAAGTGTCTTCCTGATTGCCCTCATTGCACTGGACCGCTGTATTTGTGTTCTGCATCCAGTCTGGGCTCAGAACCACCGCACTGTGAGCCTAGCCAAGAAGGTAATCATTGTACCCTGGATTTGTGCATTTCTTCTTACATTGCCAGTTATCATTCGTTTGACCACAGTCCCTAATAGTAGACTTGGACCAGGGAAAACAGCCTGTACTTTCGACTTCTCCCCCTGGACCAAAGATTCTGTAGAGAAGTATAAAGTGGCCATCACCATGCTCACTGTCAGAGGAATCATCAGGTTCATCATTGGGTTCAGCACTCCCATGTCCATTGTTGCCATTTGCTATGGGTTAATAACCACTAAAATCCACAGGCAGGGCCTGATCAAATCCAGCCGTCCTTTGCGGGTTCTCTCCTTTGTTGTGGCTGCCTTTTTCCTCTGCTGGTGCCCATTTCAAGTAGTGGCCCTCATATCCACAATCCAAGTCCGTGAACGGTTGAAGAACATGACTCCAGGCATTGTAACTGCTTTGAAAATCACAAGCCCCTTGGCATTCTTCAACAGCTGCCTCAATCCAATGCTTTATGTCTTTATGGGCCAAGACTTCAGAGAAAGACTCATCCACTCTTTACCTGCCAGCCTAGAGAGGGCCCTGACTGAGGACTCAGCTCAGACCAGTGATACAGGCACCAATTTGGGGACCAACTCTACTTCCCTTtctgaaaatactttaaatgcAATGTAA